One window from the genome of Breoghania sp. L-A4 encodes:
- a CDS encoding ABC transporter permease — MNAILRQFDKATLIAFGCIVVLLFIGALAEPAFLSPKYLVQQLHVASFLGVVATGVMLVILLGHIDLSIPWTIGVGGMMATGATGILGPELGISLAIPFGILCGATIGLINGLGIAYLRAPAMIFTLGMNAVAQGLMVYHTGGFAPQDRATPFMRELTVGHLLPGVPNPLLIWIVLGAATMFMLNRTILGRQIYAIGNQERAVFLSGVDTRKVVVICFVISGACAAATGVLLAGWANRSYQAMGDPYLLPTIAAVILGGTNVLGGRGKYIGTVAGVILITILQSMLSVVQPQRYFAGLGVDLPADTFRQVVFGLVIIAMLLLYGRQKLVR, encoded by the coding sequence ATGAACGCAATCCTCAGACAATTCGACAAGGCCACGCTGATCGCGTTCGGCTGTATCGTGGTGCTTCTTTTCATCGGAGCGCTCGCCGAACCCGCGTTCCTGTCGCCGAAATACCTGGTGCAGCAGCTCCACGTAGCCTCGTTCCTCGGTGTCGTCGCCACCGGCGTGATGCTGGTCATCCTGCTCGGCCATATTGACCTGTCCATTCCCTGGACCATCGGTGTCGGAGGCATGATGGCGACAGGTGCCACAGGCATACTGGGGCCCGAGCTCGGAATCTCCCTCGCCATCCCCTTTGGTATCCTGTGCGGCGCCACGATCGGCCTCATCAACGGCCTTGGCATTGCCTATCTGCGCGCGCCAGCGATGATTTTCACCCTCGGCATGAATGCGGTCGCCCAGGGTCTGATGGTCTATCACACCGGCGGTTTCGCGCCACAGGACCGGGCGACCCCGTTCATGCGCGAACTCACGGTGGGGCATCTCCTGCCCGGCGTGCCCAATCCGCTGCTGATCTGGATCGTGTTGGGCGCCGCCACCATGTTCATGCTCAACCGGACGATACTGGGGCGCCAGATCTACGCCATCGGCAACCAGGAGCGCGCGGTGTTCCTCAGCGGCGTCGATACGCGCAAGGTCGTCGTAATCTGCTTCGTGATCTCCGGCGCCTGCGCGGCCGCCACCGGCGTCCTGCTGGCCGGATGGGCCAACCGGTCCTATCAGGCCATGGGCGACCCCTATCTGCTGCCAACGATTGCGGCTGTCATCCTCGGCGGAACCAACGTGCTCGGGGGGCGTGGCAAATACATTGGCACCGTCGCCGGGGTGATCCTGATCACCATCCTGCAGTCGATGCTCTCGGTCGTTCAGCCACAGCGCTATTTCGCCGGACTCGGCGTCGACTTGCCCGCCGACACATTCCGGCAGGTGGTCTTCGGCCTTGTCATCATCGCCATGCTGCTGCTGTACGGACGCCAAAAACTGGTGCGCTGA
- a CDS encoding ABC transporter permease has protein sequence MSAPVEATRPERGQRLRHRPRLSAAQRGILLAVAIFAVMFAVYGWKQPVGLTANVINTASNKGALLALVAMAQTLPVLTGGLDLSVGAIFVLSNCLASSIVVGDPVSTAFGIIAVLLVGLLCGATNGIIIVYGRLQPLIVTLATGAVYFGIALALRPQPGGTVNFELADFMTRSSYAVPHSAVLLLLVVLLVWIPYRRSVLGRAAFAIGTAEQAAYMSGVPVQRAKVLAYALSGMMASIGGLLLTAVTYSGAAKVSIANDYTLNSIGAVVIGGTSLFGGVGSAVGSIFGAFVMRTVGDLLIVFDINPVLQPLFVGLVLLGAVCIGSLRVLRIKNKLDLYR, from the coding sequence ATGAGCGCGCCCGTCGAAGCAACGCGACCGGAGCGCGGCCAGCGCCTTCGGCACAGACCGCGTCTGTCGGCCGCCCAGCGCGGCATCCTGCTGGCGGTTGCGATCTTCGCGGTCATGTTCGCGGTCTATGGCTGGAAGCAGCCGGTTGGTCTCACCGCCAATGTCATCAATACCGCCTCCAACAAGGGCGCCCTGCTTGCGCTCGTTGCCATGGCGCAGACCCTGCCCGTGCTGACCGGCGGGCTTGATCTGTCGGTGGGCGCGATCTTCGTTCTCTCCAATTGCCTGGCCTCCAGCATCGTCGTGGGCGATCCTGTTTCCACCGCCTTCGGAATCATTGCCGTGCTGCTCGTCGGCCTGCTGTGCGGCGCGACGAACGGGATCATCATCGTCTACGGTCGCCTGCAACCGCTCATTGTCACCCTCGCAACGGGGGCGGTCTATTTCGGCATCGCGCTGGCACTGCGTCCGCAGCCGGGCGGAACGGTGAATTTTGAACTGGCCGATTTCATGACGCGCTCAAGCTATGCGGTGCCTCATTCGGCGGTTCTCCTGCTGCTCGTCGTCCTGCTCGTTTGGATACCCTACCGTCGCTCCGTACTGGGCCGGGCGGCCTTCGCCATCGGCACGGCCGAACAAGCCGCCTACATGTCCGGAGTTCCGGTGCAACGCGCCAAGGTGCTTGCCTACGCGCTATCCGGCATGATGGCATCCATAGGCGGGCTGCTTCTGACCGCGGTCACCTACTCAGGCGCGGCCAAGGTATCAATCGCCAACGACTACACGCTCAACTCGATCGGCGCCGTGGTGATCGGCGGCACATCGCTGTTTGGCGGCGTGGGCAGCGCCGTCGGTTCCATTTTCGGGGCATTCGTGATGCGAACCGTCGGCGATCTGCTGATTGTTTTCGACATCAATCCGGTTCTCCAGCCGCTGTTCGTGGGCCTTGTCCTGCTGGGCGCGGTCTGCATCGGATCACTGCGCGTCCTGCGCATCAAGAACAAGCTTGATCTGTATCGGTAG